Genomic DNA from Desulfuromonas versatilis:
CAAAATGATTCAGAAGGGTGGCGAGGAAGACTGATCGCCGGCCCGAGTCGGGTTTATTAAAGAAAGGACCAGAGAAACATGCGCCACAATAAGACCGGCAGACGGCTCGGCCGTAATTCGAGCCACCGGGCGGCCATGATGCGCAATATGGTGACCTCGCTGATCGAGCACGAAAAGATCACCACGACCGATGCTCGCGCCAAGGAGCTGCGCAAGGTGGCCGAGAAGATGATCACCCTGGGTAAGCGTGGTGATATGCACTCCCGCCGCCAGGCCCTGCAGGTCATTCGTGACCGCAAGGTGGTCGGCAAGCTGTTCGAAATGGTGGCTCCGCGGTACAAGGACCGCCCCGGCGGTTACACTCGGATCATCAAGCTGGGGGCCCGCGCTGGCGACAACGCGGCGTTGTCCCTGATCGAGCTGGTGGAAGAGGAATTCACCGCCAAGCCGAGCAAGAAGGCTGCCGCACCCAAGGCTGCCGCCAAGGCAGCGGCCGTCGAAGCACCGGCTGTCGAGGCGCCCGCCGAAGCTGCCGAGCCAGCAGAAGAAGCCAAAGAATAGCCAGCTTATCCTCCTGCGAGGTGAAGAAGGGCAAGGGAATCAATCCCTTGCCCTTTTTTTTTCCGGGGTTTCCCCGGGGGGCGTTTCTTGACCGTGCGGGGTTTTTCGTGCTACCTTTACGCACTTTACTCTGCGGAGATTTCATGTATTTTCCGAGCCTCGAACAGTTTGTCGATCTTAGCGGAAAGGGGAACCTGATTCCGGTTTACCGCGAGATCCTCGCGGACATGGAGACTCCTGTGTCCGCTTTCAAAAAGATCGACGACGGCCGCACCGCTTTTCTTCTGGAAAGTATCGAGGGGGGAGAGAAGTGGGCGCGCTATTCCTTTCTCGGCAGCGGTCCGGGGCTGGTGTTTCGCAGCAGCGGCACCCGGTTCGAGGTCCTTGAGGATGGCCGGATCCTCAAGCAGGGCGACTCGGTCGACCCGCTGGCTGAGTTGCGACGCTTTCTCGAGCCTTACCGGCCGGTGCAGGTGGAGGGGCTGCCGCGATTTTTCGGCGGCGCGGTCGGCTATCTCGGCTATGACATGGTGCGTTTCGTCGAACAGTTGCCCGATGCCAACCCTCGGCAGATCGGGGCCTACGACAGCTGTTTTCTGCTCACCCGCACCCTGCTCATCTTCGACAACATGCGGCAGAAAATCAAGGTGGTCAGTAATGTCCACCTGGCTCCCGGGGCCGATCCAGCAGCGGCCTACCGGCAGGGAATTCGAGAAATAGAGGCCCTGATCGAAAAGCTGCGCCGCCCGCTGGAGCATAGTGCAACCAAAACCAATGCCTCCCTGGGGGGGGAGCTCAGCGCCAATTTCTCCCGCGAAGGCTTCATGCAGGCAGTGGGACGCTGCAAGGAATACATCCGCGCCGGGGACATCTTCCAAGTCGTGCTCTCCCAGCGCTTCTCCGGGCATCTGGACACCGATCCCTTCGATATCTACCGGGCCCTGCGCACCATCAATCCTTCCCCTTACATGTTTTTCCTGCGCTTCGGCGAGACCCTGGTGGTGGGGGCCTCTCCGGAGGTGCTGGTCCGCAAGGAGGGGGAGCAGGTCGAGGTGCGGCCCATCGCCGGAACCCGGCCGCGGGGCGCATGCCCCGAGGAGGACCTGCGCTTCGAACAGGAACTGCTGGCCGACCCTAAAGAGCGCGCCGAACATATCATGCTGGTCGACCTGGGGCGCAACGATCTCGGCCGGGTCTGTGCCACCGGCAGCGTCGAAGTCAGCGAGCTGATGGTGATCGAACGCTACTCGCACGTCATGCACATTGTCTCCAACGTGCGCGGGCTGCTCGACGGCCAGCGGGACGCCTTCGATGTTTTCCGCGCGACCTTTCCCGCCGGGACGCTCAGTGGTGCGCCCAAGATCAGGGCCATGGAGATCATCGACGAACTCGAGCCGAGCCGGCGCGAGGTCTACGGCGGGGCGGTGGGCTACTTCTCTTTTTCCGGCAACATGGACATGGCCATCGCCATCCGCACCCTGGTGATCCAGGGGGATCGGATCCATCTGCAGGCCGGGGCGGGAATTGTCGCCGACTCGGACCCGGACGCCGAGTATCAGGAAACGGTGAACAAGGCGATGGGGGTCAAAAAGGCGATCGAAATGGCGCGCAGGGGATTGGACTGACGATGTTGCTGATGCTCGACAACTACGACTCCTTCACCTATAACCTGGTCCAGTACCTTCAGGAACTGGGCGAGGAGGTGGAGGTCCACCGCAATGACAAGATCACCGTGGAGCAGATTGCGGCAAGGCGCCCCCGGCGGCTGGTGATCTCGCCCGGGCCCTGCTCCCCCGCCGAAGCCGGCATCTCGGTGGAGGTGCTGCAGAGGCTGGCCGGGCAGATTCCCATGCTCGGCGTCTGTCTCGGCCACCAGGCCATCGGCCACGCCTTCGGCGGCCGGGTAATCCGCGCCGGTGAACTCATGCACGGAAAAACCAGCCCCATCTTTCACGACGGCAGCGGTGTGTTCCGCGGTCTCTCCAACCCCTTTGTGGCAACCCGTTACCACTCGCTGATCGTGGAGCGCCCCTCCCTTCCCGAGTGCCTGCGCGTTTCGGCCTGGACCGAGGACGGCTGCATCATGGGGCTGGAGCATCGCGAGCTGCCCCTCTGGGGCGTGCAGTTCCACCCCGAGTCGATCCTGACGGTAGAGGGGAAGCGGCTGCTGCAGAACTTTCTGGAAATGACCTGACTAAGCGTGCGGAGAGAGGCGTGAGGAGAGAGGCGCAATTCTTTTTTCTCCTCACCCCTCACTCCTTACGCCTCACGGGGGTTGCACATGATCAAAGAGGCGATTGCCAAGGTGGTTGAACGGATCGACCTGAGCGAAGCGGAGATGGTCGACGTCATGGATCAGGTCATGGGTGGCGAGGCGACTCCAGCCCAGATCAGCGCCTTTATCACCGCGCTGCGCATGAAGGGCGAAACCGTGGCGGAGATCACCGGTGCCGCCCGGGTCATGCGTGCCCGCGCCACGCCGATCCGGGTCGGCAGGGTGGTGGGCCTCGACCGGGATGAGATCAACCTTGACCGCGAGACCATCCTCGATACCTGCGGCACCGGCGGCAGCGGCACCAAGAGTTTCAACATCTCCACCACCGTGGCCTTCGTGGTCGCCGCCTGCGGCGCCAAGGTGGCCAAGCACGGCAACCGCAGCATCTCCTCGGCCTGCGGCAGCGCCGATGTGCTCGAGCGCCTCGGGGTAAGCCTCGAGCTGAGCCCTGTCCAGGTCGAGGCCTGCATCAACCAACTCGGCGTTGGCTTCCTGTTTGCCCCCGCCCTGCACGGCGCCATGAAGCATGCCATCGGCCCGCGCCGGGAGATCGGCATCCGCACCATCTTCAATATCCTCGGCCCCCTCACCAACCCCGCAGGCGCCGACCGCCAGGTGCTGGGTGTCTACCGCGAGGACCTGGTCGAAACCCTGGCCCGGGTGCTCAGCCAGATGGGGTGCCGGCGCGGCTTCGTGGTGCACGGCATGGACGGCATGGACGAGGTGACCTTGACCGGGCCGACGCGGGTCGGCGAAATTCGCGACAGCGAGGTCAACTTCTATACCATCGACCCCGAAGACTTCGGCCTGAGCCGCTGCTCGCTGAGTGACCTGCAGGGGGGGGACGCCGAGCGCAACGCGGAGATCGTCCGCGAGGTGCTCTCCGGGCAGGCCGGTCCCAAACGCGAGGTCGTCCTGCTCAACAGCGCTTTCGCCCTGGTTGCCGCCGGGCTTGCCGAGGACGTCCCCGCCGGACTGCAGAGGGCGGCAGGGGCCATCGACGGCGGCCAGGCCCTGGCCAAACTGGAAGCCCTGGTGAAAATGAGCCGGGAGTGCTGAACTCCCAGGGCGGCTTTGCAGAGATCTCAACAGCTGGCAGGAACATGATTCTCGATCAGATACTCGAACACAAGCAGCAGGAGGTGGCCCAGGCCAAGGCCCTGGTTTCCCTTGAGCGGCTGCGCGAAGCGCTGGCCGGGCTGCCGGCACCCCGCGGCTTCGCGCGGGCGCTGCGGACCCAGGCGCAGGGCGGCACCGCCATCATCGCCGAGGTGAAAAAAGGGTCGCCCTCCAAGGGGGTGATCCGGCCCGATTTCGATCCGCTGGCCATTGCCCGCGGCTACGAGCGGGCCGGGGCCTGCTGCCTGTCGGTGCTCACCGACAGCCGGTTCTTTCTCGGCGAACTCGCCTATCTCTCGCGGATTGCCGAAGCGGTGCGCTTGCCGCTGCTGCGCAAGGAATTCATCATCGACCCCTACCAGATCGTCGAGGCCCGGGTGCACGGGGCCGATGCGGTGCTGCTGATCGCCGCCGCCCTCGACCTCGAGACCCTCGGCCGCTTCAGCGAAATTGCAGGAGAGCTCGGCCTCGATGTGCTGCTCGAGGTTCACGACGAGGCGGAACTGGAGATGGCGCTGCAGCTTCCCGTCGAGCTGATCGGCATCAACAACCGCAACCTGAAGACCTTCCGGACCGACCTTGGCACCACCGAGCGGCTGCTCGGCATGATCCCCTCCGAACGCCTGGTGGTCTCCGAGAGCGGCATCGGCAGCCGCGCAGATATCCGGCGACTGCAGGCCGCTGGGGCCCGGGCTTTTCTCATCGGCGAGAGTCTGATGCGCGAGGCGGATTTCGAAGCCAAACTGCATTCCCTGTTAGTCGACTGAATTTTCAATGGAGGCGGCGTTGCAGACCAAGATCCTTCTGGAGGAGAGCCAGATCCCCAAACAGTGGTACAACGTGATCCCCGACCTGCCGGGTCCGCTCGCTCCGGTGATCAACCCCCGGACTCTCAAGCCGGTGACCCCCGATGACCTGACCCCGATCTTCCCCATGGCGATCATCGAGCAGGAGGTTTCCACCCAGCGCTGGATCGACATCCCCGAGCCGGTCCGGGAGATCTACCGGCTTTGGCGTCCATCTCCCCTGTTCCGGGCCCGACGCCTCGAGCAGGCCCTGGGCACCCCGGCCAAAATCTACTACAAGTACGAAGGGGTTTCACCCGCCGGCTCGCACAAGCCCAACAGCGCCATCCCCCAGGCCTATTACAACAAGCAGGCCGGGATTCGCCGGCTGGCCACCGAGACCGGCGCCGGGCAGTGGGGGAGCTCGCTGGCGCTGGCCTGCAGCATGTTCGGCCTGGAGTGCACCATCTACATGGTCAAGGTCTCCTGCACGCAGAAGCCCTACCGCAAGAGCCTGATGGAACTCTGGGGCGGCAAGGTGATCCCGTCCCCCTCCGAGTTCACCAATGCCGGGCGCAGCATCCTGGCCCAGGATCCAAGCAGTCCCGGCAGCCTGGGAATCGCCATCTCCGAGGCGGTGGAGGACGCTGCCAGCCACGCCGACACCAACTACGCGCTGGGCAGCGTGCTCAACCATGTCTGCCTGCACCAGACGGTGATCGGCCTCGAGGCCAAGGAGCAGCTCAAGATCGCCGGCGATTATCCCGATGTGGTCATCGGCTGCTGCGGCGGCGGCTCCAACTTCGGCGGGGTCGCCTTCCCCTTTCTGGCCGACCGTGCCGCCGGACGCCAGGTGCGCTGCCTGGCGGTGGAGCCGGCATCCTGCCCGACCCTGACCAAGGGCGTGTATGCCTTTGATTACGGCGATACCGCCAAGATGGCGCCCATCGCCAAGATGTACACCCTGGGCCACGACTTCATGCCGCCGGGTATTCACGCCGGCGGGCTGCGCTACCACGGCGATTCGCCGCTGGTCTCCCAGCTCTACCACTTCGGGCAGATCGAGGCCAGGGCCTACCGGCAGAACGCCTGCTTCGAAGGGGCGGTGTTGTTCGCCCGCCACGAGGGGATCGTGCCGGCGCCGGAGTCCTCCCACGCGGTGCGTGCCGCCATCGACGAGGCGGTGCTGGCCAAGGAGGAAGGGAAGGAGAGGACCATCCTGTTCTGCCTCTCGGGGCATGGCCAACTCGACATGGCCGCCTACGATTCCTTTCTGTCGGGTAACCTCGAGGACTACGAGTATCCCGAGGAGAGCATCCGCAAGTCGCTGGCCAACCTGCCCGAGGTTGAATAAGGAAATGTTGCGGGCGGCTCACCGCGCCCGGCAGCCGATGGTGGTATCATGGTACGGGTAAAGATCTGCGGCATCACCTGCGTCGAGGACGCCCTGCACGCCGCCGCCTGCGGGGCCGACGCGCTGGGTCTGGTTTTTTACCAGAAGAGCCCGCGCTGCGTGACCCCGGGGCAGGCCCGGAAGATCATAGCGGCCCTGCCGCCCTTTATCACCAGTGTCGGGCTGTTCGTCAACGCGCAGCCTGAGAGCATTTCCAGCATCGCCGCGGAATGCGGGCTGGACGTGATCCAACTGCACGGCGACGAACCCCCGGCGGCCTGCAGCTTCCCGCCGCGGCGGGTGGTCAAGGCGCTGCGGGTCAAAGATGCCTCCAGCCTGGCCGGCGCCGAGGCCTATCCGGTTTCGGCCCTGCTGCTCGATGCCTGGGTGGCGGGCGCCTACGGCGGCACCGGGGAGAGCTTCAACTGGCAATTGGCCGCCGAGGCCGCAACTCGCCGCCCGGTGATCCTGGCCGGCGGGCTCAATCCGGACAACATCGCCGCCGCGGTAGCCGCCGTGCGGCCCTACGGCGTCGACGTCTCGAGCGGCGTCGAAGCGTCCCCCGGGCGCAAGGACCCGCAGAAGGTGGCGGCCTTCATCCGCAACGCAAAGCAAGTATCGGAGTTGTAAATGACCTACCGTTTTCCCGATGACAAGGGGCACTTCGGCCAGTTCGGCGGCCGCTACGTGGCAGAAACGCTGATGCCCTCGCTGGTGGAGCTGGAGCAGGCCTACCAGCAGGCTCTGGCCGACCCCGGCTTCCAGCAGGAGGTCGACTACTACCTCAACCACTACGTCGGCCGCCCGAGTCCCCTCTACTACGCCGGTCGGCTGACCGAAAAGCTCGGTGGGGCGCGCATCTATCTCAAGCGTGAGGACCTCAACCACACCGGCGCCCACAAGGTCAACAACACCGTCGGCCAGGTACTGCTGGCGCGGCGGATGGGCAAGAATCGCGTCATCGCCGAAACCGGTGCCGGGCAGCACGGGGTGGCCACCGCCACCGTCGCGGCGCTGTTCGGCATGGAGTGCGAGATCTTCATGGGCAAGGAGGACATTCGCCGTCAGGCCCTCAACGTTTTTCGCATGAAGCTGCTCGGCGCCAAGGTGCACAGCGTCACCAGCGGCACGGCCACCCTCAAGGACGCCATGAACGAGGCCCTGCGCCACTGGGTCACCCACGTGCGCGACACCTTCTACATCATCGGCACCGTCGCCGGCCCCCACCCCTACCCGATGCTGGTGCGCGATTTTCAGGCGGTGATCGGCCGCGAGGCCCGGCAGCAGATCCTCGAGCTCGAGGGGCGCCTGCCCGACGTGGCGGTGGCCTGCATCGGCGGCGGCTCCAACGCCATGGGGCTGTTCTACCCCTTTCTCGAAGACCGCCAGGTGCGCCTGGTGGGAGTCGAGGCGGCCGGGCTCGGCGTCGGCACGGGCAAACACGCGGCGAGCATCAGCGCCGGCTCCGTGGGCGTTCTGCACGGCAACAAGACCTTTCTGCTACAAGACGACGAGGGGCAGATCGAGCATGCCCATTCCATCTCCGCCGGCCTCGACTACCCCGGGGTCGGACCCGAGCATGCCCATCTGCACGAGATCGGCCGGGCCGAGTACGTCTCGGTGACCGATGCCGAGGCGCTCGAGGCCTTTCAATTGCTCACCCGGCAGGAGGGGATCATCCCCGCCCTGGAGAGTTCCCACGCCATCGCCCACGTGGTCAAGCTGGCACCGACCATGGCCAGGGACCAGGTGATCGTGGTCTGCCTTTCCGGCAGGGGCGACAAGGACATCCACACCGTGGCCGAGGCCATGGGCGTGGAATTCTAACATCTGTTCGACGTTCCATGTTCCGCGTTCGATGTTGTATTGACCAGTGTTGAACCGCAGACAACGAACATCGAACCTCGAACCTCGAATGAGGATACAATGAAATTTACCGAACTGGCACTGCCCGAACAGGTCATGCGGGGCATCGAAAACATGGGATTCACCGACCTGACCCCGGTCCAGGAGGAGTCGATCCCCCTGGCCCTGGACGGGCGGGACGTGGCCGCCCAGGCCCAAACCGGCACCGGCAAGACCGCGGCGTTTCTCATCTCCCTGTTCACCCGCCTGCTGAAACAGCCGGCTGAAACCTCCGGGGATCCCCGCGCCCTGATCCTGGCCCCCACCCGGGAGCTGGTCGTGCAGATCTGCGAAGACGCCAAGGGGCTCGGCATCGGCTGCCCCTTCAAGGTTCAGCCGATCTTCGGCGGCGTCGACTACGACAAGCAGCGCCAGGCACTCCAGGCGGGGGTCGATGTCATCGTCGCCACCCCGGGGCGGCTGATCGATTACGCCAAGCAGCGGGTCTTTTCCTTCAAGCGCATCGAGGCGCTGGTGATTGACGAAGCCGACCGCATGTTCGACATGGGCTTCATCCGCGACCTGCGCTACATCCTGCGCAAGCTCCCGCCCTTCGAAAATCGGCAGACCATGCTGTTCTCGGCCACGCTCTCCACCCGGGTCATGGAGCTGGCCTACGAATTCATGGATCTGGCGGAAAAGGTCTCCATCCAGCCCGAGCAGGTGACCGCCGAGCGCGTCGAGCAGATCCTCTACCATGCGGCGCGGCGCGAGAAGTTTCCGCTGCTGCTCGGCCTGATGAAAAAGGAACCCGGCGCCGACCGGGTCCTGGTCTTCGTCAACACCAAGCGCGAAGCCGAGCACCTCACCGAGCGGCTCAAGGCCAACGAGTTCAAGGCTGCGGTAATTTCCGGGGACATCCCCCAGCGCAAGCGGATGCGGATCCTCGACGACTTCAAGGAGGGCAAGCTGCGCTTTCTGGTGGCCACCGACGTGGCCTCGCGGGGAATCCATATCGAGGGGGTCACCCACGTCGTCAATTACGATCTTCCCCAGGATGCCGAAGACTATGTCCACCGCATCGGCCGCACCGCCCGCGCCGGGGCGGTGGGCAAGGCGATCAGCTTCGCCGATGAGGACCTGGTTTTTCACCTGCCGGATATCGAGGAATACATCGGGCGCAAGATCCCCAGCGATTTCCCCCACGAGGACGACCTGGTCTGGGACTACAAACGCACAACTCCCCGCAAAAAGGCCCCCACTCCCGAGAAAAAGGGGGGCGGGGAGAAAAAGCCGGCTCGGCGCCGGCCCCGGCGTCGCTCCCAAGGGGGGCGGGGCCCGGAAAAGGCCTGATACGGGCAGCGGGAGAATCTGACGTGCTGAAAAAACTCGCAGTGCTGCTGGTTCTGCTGGGGGTGGCCTTTGGCGTGATGATGCTGACCACCCGCTCGAGCACCTTCGTCGTCGCCAACTCGCTGGGCTTTGCCCAGTCGCCGGAGCAGATCTGGCCGACCCTGCTGGCCGTGGAAGACTGGCCCCGATGGTGGCCGGGGGTGGAGAAGGCGTGGCTCCCCCAGGGGTGGCAGCGGGGGGCGTCCTTCGAGCTGGAGCTGCGGGGGACCCCGACGGACCAGCCGGCGAGCGTGTCGGCCATGGTCGAGGCCAAGGAGTTGGCCTGGCGCCGCCCCGGGGTGCTGGGCAGCTACACGCTGACCACCTTCAAGCTGGTGAAGATGGCCGAAGGGACGGAAGTTTTCCTGGAGAGCTCGATCCATGGGCCGCAGGCCTTTTTGGCCCGCATCACCGGCCGGGATGAGTTCGGCCAATACCACGACCAGGTTCTGGGAGCGCTCAGGGCCTTTCTGGAGCGCGGGGGAGAAACGGCCCCCGCCGGACTGGAGCAGTAACAGATGCTGGGAGCCGACCTTCCGGGGCTGCGCGACTGTCGAAAATGTTCGAGGCTGGCCGAGTATATCGCCAAGCTGCCGCCCACCGGCGGTCGTACCCGGGAGGCCTATTGGAATGCTCCGGTCCCCGGGTTCGGCGATCCGGCGGCCCGGGTCTGCCTGGTGGGGCTGGCTCCCGGGGCCCATGGGGCCAATCGCACCGGGCGCCCCTTTACCGGGGATGGGGCCGGGGATTTCATGTACCCCCTGCTGCACCGTGCCGGGTTCGCCAGCCAGGCGCAGGCCACCCATGCGGGGGATGGTCTGGAGCTTCGCGACCTGTACATCACCAACGCGGTCAAGTGCGTGCCGCCTGAAAACCGCCCGCGCCCGGACGAGTTCGAAACCTGCCGCCCCTTCCTCCAGCAGGAGCTGGCTGCCCTGGAGAATCTGCGGGTGGTGGTCGCGCTGGGGCAGGGGGCCTTCACCAGTTATCTCCGGCGGCTCAAGCAGCAGGGACAGATCCGGCGCCTTGCCGAACTGCCCT
This window encodes:
- the trpE gene encoding anthranilate synthase component I gives rise to the protein MYFPSLEQFVDLSGKGNLIPVYREILADMETPVSAFKKIDDGRTAFLLESIEGGEKWARYSFLGSGPGLVFRSSGTRFEVLEDGRILKQGDSVDPLAELRRFLEPYRPVQVEGLPRFFGGAVGYLGYDMVRFVEQLPDANPRQIGAYDSCFLLTRTLLIFDNMRQKIKVVSNVHLAPGADPAAAYRQGIREIEALIEKLRRPLEHSATKTNASLGGELSANFSREGFMQAVGRCKEYIRAGDIFQVVLSQRFSGHLDTDPFDIYRALRTINPSPYMFFLRFGETLVVGASPEVLVRKEGEQVEVRPIAGTRPRGACPEEDLRFEQELLADPKERAEHIMLVDLGRNDLGRVCATGSVEVSELMVIERYSHVMHIVSNVRGLLDGQRDAFDVFRATFPAGTLSGAPKIRAMEIIDELEPSRREVYGGAVGYFSFSGNMDMAIAIRTLVIQGDRIHLQAGAGIVADSDPDAEYQETVNKAMGVKKAIEMARRGLD
- the trpD gene encoding anthranilate phosphoribosyltransferase — encoded protein: MIKEAIAKVVERIDLSEAEMVDVMDQVMGGEATPAQISAFITALRMKGETVAEITGAARVMRARATPIRVGRVVGLDRDEINLDRETILDTCGTGGSGTKSFNISTTVAFVVAACGAKVAKHGNRSISSACGSADVLERLGVSLELSPVQVEACINQLGVGFLFAPALHGAMKHAIGPRREIGIRTIFNILGPLTNPAGADRQVLGVYREDLVETLARVLSQMGCRRGFVVHGMDGMDEVTLTGPTRVGEIRDSEVNFYTIDPEDFGLSRCSLSDLQGGDAERNAEIVREVLSGQAGPKREVVLLNSAFALVAAGLAEDVPAGLQRAAGAIDGGQALAKLEALVKMSREC
- a CDS encoding uracil-DNA glycosylase; the protein is MLGADLPGLRDCRKCSRLAEYIAKLPPTGGRTREAYWNAPVPGFGDPAARVCLVGLAPGAHGANRTGRPFTGDGAGDFMYPLLHRAGFASQAQATHAGDGLELRDLYITNAVKCVPPENRPRPDEFETCRPFLQQELAALENLRVVVALGQGAFTSYLRRLKQQGQIRRLAELPFAHGAVYRPAAGPWLVASYHTSRYNVQTGRITEPMFLDLLNRVRQLARGENG
- the trpC gene encoding indole-3-glycerol phosphate synthase TrpC; translated protein: MILDQILEHKQQEVAQAKALVSLERLREALAGLPAPRGFARALRTQAQGGTAIIAEVKKGSPSKGVIRPDFDPLAIARGYERAGACCLSVLTDSRFFLGELAYLSRIAEAVRLPLLRKEFIIDPYQIVEARVHGADAVLLIAAALDLETLGRFSEIAGELGLDVLLEVHDEAELEMALQLPVELIGINNRNLKTFRTDLGTTERLLGMIPSERLVVSESGIGSRADIRRLQAAGARAFLIGESLMREADFEAKLHSLLVD
- a CDS encoding DEAD/DEAH box helicase gives rise to the protein MKFTELALPEQVMRGIENMGFTDLTPVQEESIPLALDGRDVAAQAQTGTGKTAAFLISLFTRLLKQPAETSGDPRALILAPTRELVVQICEDAKGLGIGCPFKVQPIFGGVDYDKQRQALQAGVDVIVATPGRLIDYAKQRVFSFKRIEALVIDEADRMFDMGFIRDLRYILRKLPPFENRQTMLFSATLSTRVMELAYEFMDLAEKVSIQPEQVTAERVEQILYHAARREKFPLLLGLMKKEPGADRVLVFVNTKREAEHLTERLKANEFKAAVISGDIPQRKRMRILDDFKEGKLRFLVATDVASRGIHIEGVTHVVNYDLPQDAEDYVHRIGRTARAGAVGKAISFADEDLVFHLPDIEEYIGRKIPSDFPHEDDLVWDYKRTTPRKKAPTPEKKGGGEKKPARRRPRRRSQGGRGPEKA
- the trpB gene encoding tryptophan synthase subunit beta, coding for MTYRFPDDKGHFGQFGGRYVAETLMPSLVELEQAYQQALADPGFQQEVDYYLNHYVGRPSPLYYAGRLTEKLGGARIYLKREDLNHTGAHKVNNTVGQVLLARRMGKNRVIAETGAGQHGVATATVAALFGMECEIFMGKEDIRRQALNVFRMKLLGAKVHSVTSGTATLKDAMNEALRHWVTHVRDTFYIIGTVAGPHPYPMLVRDFQAVIGREARQQILELEGRLPDVAVACIGGGSNAMGLFYPFLEDRQVRLVGVEAAGLGVGTGKHAASISAGSVGVLHGNKTFLLQDDEGQIEHAHSISAGLDYPGVGPEHAHLHEIGRAEYVSVTDAEALEAFQLLTRQEGIIPALESSHAIAHVVKLAPTMARDQVIVVCLSGRGDKDIHTVAEAMGVEF
- the rplQ gene encoding 50S ribosomal protein L17, encoding MRHNKTGRRLGRNSSHRAAMMRNMVTSLIEHEKITTTDARAKELRKVAEKMITLGKRGDMHSRRQALQVIRDRKVVGKLFEMVAPRYKDRPGGYTRIIKLGARAGDNAALSLIELVEEEFTAKPSKKAAAPKAAAKAAAVEAPAVEAPAEAAEPAEEAKE
- a CDS encoding SRPBCC family protein, translating into MLKKLAVLLVLLGVAFGVMMLTTRSSTFVVANSLGFAQSPEQIWPTLLAVEDWPRWWPGVEKAWLPQGWQRGASFELELRGTPTDQPASVSAMVEAKELAWRRPGVLGSYTLTTFKLVKMAEGTEVFLESSIHGPQAFLARITGRDEFGQYHDQVLGALRAFLERGGETAPAGLEQ
- a CDS encoding TrpB-like pyridoxal phosphate-dependent enzyme; translated protein: MQTKILLEESQIPKQWYNVIPDLPGPLAPVINPRTLKPVTPDDLTPIFPMAIIEQEVSTQRWIDIPEPVREIYRLWRPSPLFRARRLEQALGTPAKIYYKYEGVSPAGSHKPNSAIPQAYYNKQAGIRRLATETGAGQWGSSLALACSMFGLECTIYMVKVSCTQKPYRKSLMELWGGKVIPSPSEFTNAGRSILAQDPSSPGSLGIAISEAVEDAASHADTNYALGSVLNHVCLHQTVIGLEAKEQLKIAGDYPDVVIGCCGGGSNFGGVAFPFLADRAAGRQVRCLAVEPASCPTLTKGVYAFDYGDTAKMAPIAKMYTLGHDFMPPGIHAGGLRYHGDSPLVSQLYHFGQIEARAYRQNACFEGAVLFARHEGIVPAPESSHAVRAAIDEAVLAKEEGKERTILFCLSGHGQLDMAAYDSFLSGNLEDYEYPEESIRKSLANLPEVE
- a CDS encoding anthranilate synthase component II, producing the protein MLLMLDNYDSFTYNLVQYLQELGEEVEVHRNDKITVEQIAARRPRRLVISPGPCSPAEAGISVEVLQRLAGQIPMLGVCLGHQAIGHAFGGRVIRAGELMHGKTSPIFHDGSGVFRGLSNPFVATRYHSLIVERPSLPECLRVSAWTEDGCIMGLEHRELPLWGVQFHPESILTVEGKRLLQNFLEMT
- a CDS encoding phosphoribosylanthranilate isomerase, producing MVRVKICGITCVEDALHAAACGADALGLVFYQKSPRCVTPGQARKIIAALPPFITSVGLFVNAQPESISSIAAECGLDVIQLHGDEPPAACSFPPRRVVKALRVKDASSLAGAEAYPVSALLLDAWVAGAYGGTGESFNWQLAAEAATRRPVILAGGLNPDNIAAAVAAVRPYGVDVSSGVEASPGRKDPQKVAAFIRNAKQVSEL